The nucleotide window TCCATGATAAATTTGAGAATATAGGCTTTTATCCAGAATGATGCATAATATGAAAATTTAACATTTTTATACGGGTTAAATTTTTTGACGGCTTTCACAAGTCCGATATTGCCTTCCTGGATCAAATCCAGAAGGTTCTGAACCCATATTCTATGGAATTCAAGGGCAATTTTAACCACCAGCCGCAGATTGGATGTGGTCATGATATATGCCGCTTCCTGATCTTCTTCTTCCTGGATTCTTTTTCCAAGCTCAATTTCCTGCTCTCTTGTAAGCAGCTTGTATCTGCTTATTTCGTTAAGATAGCTTTGAATAGGATCTGACTTTACAAGTGCTTTTGAGTTTGAAGTTTTTGCCTTTTGTATGGGAATCAGAAAATCTTTTTTTGTCAATCTTTCTTTGTTTTTGTTCTCCTGGTCGATCTTTTTTGTCATTCAATATACCTTAAGATGTTTTGATAAAAATTAATACACCATACCATAATATTGATAAAAGCAATATGTTTTGCATAAAAAAAATAAATGCGGCATTTTTTTGTGGACAATTTAAAATGAATTTGATAGAAGTTCTTTTTGTTTGCGCCTGTAGCTCAGCTGGATAGAGCAACGGACTTCTAATCCGTAGGTCGCAGGTTCGAATCCTGCCAGGCGTACCATTTAAAATCAAGGGTCTTCAACTAAAAGCTGAAGACCTTTTTTGTTTGACTGTTGTTCCAGTCCCCACCCTGTCCCCATTATTGTTGTTAAACTAAATGAAATATCTAATTCATTTTACTGAAATAAAACTTAAAATATGCAGAATGTTCCAGGCTCCCAGCATGTTTTATAGATGATATTTGATTTTATTTTTCAGGACTGGATTTATTTTATTATGATCGAAGGCCGCTGATGATTGTTTGGATGTTAAATATTAATGGCTTTATTGAACATTAAAATAATGACATGTGCTGAGAAAATCAAAGAGGGGAGATTCCATTTTTTTTTGTCGTAAGGGGCACCCTTTACATTTTTTCTGAACCTTTTTGGAATTGAGCCATAATTATTCTCGATGCTTATTATTTATTAAGATACAAACCGCAGACTTCGAATCCATAGGTCGGGGGTTCGAATCATAGTCACCCAGCCACTGATAATAAAGGCTTTCAGGGTTATTTTAATGTGGTTTTCTATTTCTAAACCACAAGTTACACTACTCAGACAGAGGGGCTGAAAATCCCCGTGTCGGCAGTTCAATTGTGTCCCTGGGCACCACAACAGCAGAGGGTTTTGGCGATTCAGTCAAAACCTTTTTTTATTTTTTGGAGTGTTTTGTACAACTCCTGTACAACTTTTTTTATTCGCTATATCATTCTCGGTTTTAAATGCAATAATTTTTTCCTACAATCGGTTCCTGCTTTTCCAGGGTGCCATGTCCAATCTCAAAATGACCCAGACCCCCCCATCGATCCCAGGCCCACCCCCCGGATCGAATTTGGACGGCTCCCTTTCTACTCAAAGGTAAAAATTTAACAATCCGCTGAGGAGAGTGCTAAGAATGGGTACATTTTGTACCAATTCTTGGAATTGCCCCACAGAACTTATATTGATCCTTCTGAGAAAATATTGATACAAGTTTCCAGTTTTAAAATCTCCCACTCCCAGATTCTTAATAATAGTCCAGGGTTTTAAATTCCACATTGGGAACATTTCAATATTGATGTAGTCCACAGTGAGAATGTGGAATAATCTCCCTCCACAATACTTCTGTTATTGAATACTTTTTTGAAATATGCTTGGGCGACTGATAATACCATTATTCAACACCTGAGCAGAATTAAGGTTAATGGAAGTTATCTTGAGTGTCAGACAGCAATTTTAAATTTGAAGCAAAATCAATAAGATCTTGATTTTTAACTTATAATCAACTATTCGGACACAGTGTGTTTAAATTAAAGCAATTGATCAATACCTAAGATTGAGATCAAACCATGATATTAAACAAAAAATAATGGGATATCAATGAACTGTAGCTCCAATTTTGACTGGTTTATAGACAAACTTCATAATACATTTGACCGGTTACCCGATTATAGATCTTTTAGTCCTGCGTTAACCTATGAGGTGAAAGATGCCGTATTAGGAGCCTTTTCAATGTTTTTCAGTCAATCCGCATCCTTTTTGTCATATCAGAATTCCATGAAACAAGCGAAGGGCAAAAGCAACGCTGAAAGTTTGTTCAAAATTGAAAAGATACCATCAGATAATCAAATCCGTAATATTTTAGATGGGGTCTCGCCCGATAATTTCTATTCTGTATTTTCAGATTGTTATTCAAAAATTGAAGAGTCCGGTCACTTGGGTGGATACAGGTTCTTTCAGGATTGCCTGTTGGTCGTAATTGATGGTACGGAGTACTTCAGATCTTCCAAAATACATTGTAAAAATTGTACGGTTACACATCATAAGAACGGTAAAGTGTCATATTCTCATAAAGTGCTGACACCTGTTATAACACAGCCTGGCAGCACAACAGTGATACCGCTTGAGCCTGAATTTGTTATTCCCCAAGATGGTTCAAAAAAACAAGATTGTGAACTTAATGCTGCCAAAAGATGGATTGAGAGAAATGCCCATATGGCGGATGAAAAATCTATTATTTTAGGGGATGATCTTTTTTCAAGAGAGCCGTTTTGCAAACAATTGCTTCTTAAAGGGTTCCATTTCATATTAGTTTGTAAGCCGGATTCACACAAGACTCTCTATGAATATTTAGATGGTTTTATCAAAAGCAATGATGTCTCATCTATTTCCAGCAGGCGTTGGAATGGGAAATACCATGAAAAAATAATTCTTCGTTACTTTAATAACTTACCTGTTAAAGATGGAGAAAATGTTCTCCATGTTAATTGGGCAGACATTACCATAACCAACACAAAGACGCAGGAAACCTGTTATTATAATTCATTCATTACAGATTTCATTATAGACGACTCAAACGTTGAACAAATAATTCAAGCGGGAAGAGCGCGTTGGAAAGTTGAAAATGAAAATAATAACGTTCTTAAAACCAAAGGATATCATCTTGAACATAATTATGGTCATGGGAAAAAATTTTTATCTTCTACATTATTAACTCTGAATCTTTTGGCATTTTTAAGCCATATTTTCCTGGAATTTATGGATAAAACATATTTTTCAGTCCGAAAAGCACTTTCCGTAAGAAAAATTTTTTTTCATGATTTTAAAGCATTAACAAAGTACTTGTATTTTGATAACTGGAAGCATTTGATAAACTTTATGGCAGAACAGCTTGAATTGAATATAACTGATATTAAAATGAATTCCGGTTAATCGTCAAATTTAGAATTGCTGGAGTGTCAGATATAATTAAATACTTCTTTACATCAACAACCCCACTTGATACTGAATTGTTTATTATAGATGCGAAAAAATAATACTTATACCTTGGATATATTGGGGATAATAGAGTTTGAACTGGTCTGTTTTTTCTATCACGGTGTTAACAAGCATTGCATGTGGGATAATTGTTGTCTTTCTTCTCCCGTTAGACCTTTTTACAATGCTATCTATAGCCATAATATTATTTTTAATTTCTATTTGGATTATCATTAGAAAAAATAAAAATTCAAAGGCAAATAAAAATATACCTCCATTAGAAGAATTTGTTTTTGTTGATCCCCCTGGATACTATACACACCCCAAATATCCAAATCAAAAAATTTGTCCCAGTTGTTTAAATCAATCTAAATTAGTTTCTCCAATATCACAAATTGATAAAAATTTTTGGCGCTGCAATGTTTGCGACAAACCATTATCTGGTAGTAAGGGGGATGCCTTTAATATTGATATATTCAACATTTATCATGAAACGCAAGTGTTGAAATTTCTTCAAGTGGCTGATCTGTGGGCAAAAGAGATTGATGCCAATATTTGGACCGTAGCCAGAAAAATGGCGGAAGGCACCAAAAATGATCCCGAAGGTTTGAGGTGTCCGTTAATAATCAACCACACTTCAATGATTGATAGCTATGGACAGCATAAGCCGACAGGTGGTTTTAGAAATCGATTTTTCCCAGAAGCCATTAATTCATTAATTAATGATGCACCTGACCGCAGAAATGATACAATCACCCGAGGTCTTCATGATATGTGCATCACTAAGCAGAATTTCAGGATGTGGTGCATTGGTCGCTATCCTCTACCAAGATTTTGGTTCACAGAGAAGGAGATTAACAATTTAACTGAAGCAGAACAAGTAACAATTAAAAGAATTGCTGCGGTTTCTATGAATTAAAAAACACAAAAAAGGCGACTGTTCCCCTTTTATATTTTATGTGAGGCAAAAAATCCTTAAATTAATAGAAGACAACCATTACCATATTTGGACTGATGCCCTTCACGCCCGAGCCCTTGCCCATGAGACAAAAAATAGATGGGACCGAGGAACATATGTTCGATGGACGCTTATGACATCTTGGATTGCTCTTGAAATTGCCTGTCAAGAAGCTCTCGAAGAACCACAAATTTCATATAGTTTCAAGAATAATCTGAATCATGCGATAGAGAAAAAGTCCTTTTCAAAATTGGATTGGGGTAAGGGAATATGGCAGCAAGTTTTAAATTTGCAGGGACTTAGAAAGAATTGTGTTCACAGGTTTTCTCAGGAGTCTGATTTATTTCCTGATGCAAGTGTTGCCGACGAAGCTATTATTACTGCACGGAAGGCTATAATTGAAATTTATAATCATGTTGGAAAACGCGCACCTCATTGGGTTAAAGATAATGAGGATCAAGGCTGGTGTGTTAAAGGTATGTCTATTTTTGCCAATGCATATTCAATACCTCCAGGCGTTGATGAGAATGCTTCAGACACAATTAAAATCATGTACATTTACAAAGATAACGAATGTATCCGTGATGTATTACCAGCCAACACAGATCCAGCACCTTATGTTGCGAAGCTGATTGCCACAATCGGTTTGCCAATAAGTGGCATTAGGGTGTATAGAGGCCAAGAAGTAATTAATGAAATTCAATTCCCCATGGACAAAATAAGATGTATATAATGTCTCTTGTGCGAACGCGAAAATCCGCGCTGCACAGTTCATAGGTTGCTTAATAAGGATTTTAAATCATGCGAATTCATTTTGGAATATTTCATGATAAAGTAATAAAATGGCCCACAAGGTGTGCATGGTGCGGGGCCGAAACTTTATATCGCCATAATTATAAGAAGAAAACAATATATGACTTTCAATATAAAATATTGTGGTTTGAAATATTGTCGAGAACTAAAATGATTTCATACCCTGTCTGCCGACTGCACAATTTTTTAGCCCACTTACTAAAACCCGTTCGATTGGCAATTGTATTCGTCATTATGAATCTGATTATTTTTCCTGATTTCGGTATGAAATCTTCTGTTGTATATTTACTCAACGCACTTATTGTTGTTGGATATATCTATTACAGAAGGAAAGCTGTCATTATTCACCGTGTCCATGAACGGTATTTTGAATTGTCTATTCCAGATGGGAAATATGCAGAAGAATTTGCAATGCTTAATGAATGCAACAAACTTGAGCGACACATTTTAATGCAGGATTAGCTAACCTCATACTTTACACGGCCTGTGAACTACGGAGTTAAAAGGATGGTGTGTGAAGTGTCCAATATTGATCAACGACAAATATTTTTTTCCTTCAACGACAATTAAAATTCCCGTTTCTCATTCCTTTATAACCTGCTGATTTTATATTTTTTTTCATTATTGACTTGATATTTTTTGTAACATTGATAATATCCCTCACGCCGGTCTGGAGGATAGGGCAACTGCTGGGAAGCAACGTAAGCGATGTTTTAACCCCACTCAGGGGGCGGAAGGTCAAGCCAACTGTTTTTTATCGACATTGTATGGAAGCAACGCCTTAAAATCATCTTCCGTCATAGCCTCAGGCAAGTGTTCAAACAGATATTTGAGATACCAATATGGCTCCAGCCCATTTGATTTGGCTGTTTCAATCAAGCTGTAAATCAGTGCACTGGCCCGGGCACCCTTAACGGTGTCCGAGAAAAGCCAATTCTTTCGTCCGACCACAAAAGGTCGGATGGCATTTTCAACCAGATTGTTATCAGGCCTGATGATTCCGTCGGTCGTGTATTGGATGAGCCTGTGCCATTGGTTGAGAGTATAATGGATCGCCTTGCCAAGCAGACTTTTGGGAGGAACTTTTTCCACTCTTGCATCAAGCCATTTCTTGAACTCTTCTAAAATTGGAACCGCTTCTTTTTGCCTCCGAGCATATAATTGGTCAGGCGTTAATTCCTGCACCCGGGCTTCTTTTTCAATTTTATAAAGCAGACTGATATACTTTAAAGCGGTGCCGGCATTGCCCGATGAACTCTTTTTATTCCCTGCAGCTTTTGTTACATTTTTAAATCCCCTGCGGGCGTGAGTCCAGCATGCCACATGAATGATATCTGTTATTTTGTCCAGAAAATCATATCCTTTATAGCCATCCGTCTGAACAATGCCTTTGTATCCATTCAAAAATGATGCGGCAACATCTCCGGATCGTGTCGGATGATATTGGAATTGAATAATTGGCATATCAGGCGGACCACCTCTAAAAATCCACATATATGATTTTGATTTCCGGGGGCCCTTTAAGACCAGAAGAGGTGTTTCATCAGCACCAATCATCGGGCTTGCCAGTATGTCCTTTTGCATCATGTCGATTAGAATATCACAGGCGTCAGCGACTTTCATGGCCCATGTACACATGGTCGACCGGCCAAGTTCAATACCGATCCTGGTAAATTGCTTTTCCTGACGGTAAAACGGCAGGGCATCTGCAAATTTTGCGGTCAGAATATGTGCCAGAAGGCCCGGGGTAGCAATGCTTTTGGGGATAATCTGTTCAGGCATCCTGGCAATTGACACGGTGGGGCCGTCGTCTTCCACACCTTCACAATTTTTGCAGGCGTATTTATACCGGATGTTTCGAAGTACCCTTACTTTGGCAGGGATATAGTCCAGTTGTTCTGACTCTTCCTGGCCGATGCGTTCCTTAAGGCAACCGCAGTTGCACTGTCTTTCATCCTCGCTGAGTTCATGTATAACATCTATACGGGGAAGATCGGCGGGTAAAGGCTTGCGGCCACGTTTTTTACGGGTATGTTCACCAATCGTTACGTCTTCCTCCTCTTTTTCCAGGATAGGAAGTTCGGGTTCAGGCATATCGAACAGAGACATTTGCCCGTCATCTTTAGGCGTTTTCTCTGATTTGCGACCAAAGATCATATTCTGAAGTGATTTAACCTGCTCTTTAAGGATTTGATTCTCATCAATCAAATCACAAGCAATTTTCTTCACTTCATCCAGATTCCGATTACCTTTTACCTTGCCTTTAGTCATGGACTGTATATACCATAACCACGGGCTTTTTCATAGTTTTAACATCAATAAATCATGGAATATTTCAAGGGTTTATGTGCCTGATTTATATTCAGGCCGTCAACTAACCAGGACAACTCTCGACTGGTAATATTCATGACATCGTCAGATGTTTTCGGCCACTTGAAACGGTCTTTTTCAAGACGTTTCTGCCACATACAGAAGCCATTTTTATCCCAGTATAAAATTTTTAAAATGGTCTGCGTCCGGTTGCAGAATACAAACAAGTTGGAGGAAAATATGTCAAGTTGCATCTGTTCACTGACAATGACGGACAATCCGTTAATAGCTTTGCGCATATCCGTTGCGCCTAAGAATAGATAGACCTTGGTGTCTGACGGAAAATTCATCATTGGACAGCCTTCAATACAGAAAGCACCTGCTCAAGGGTTTCTTTCTTAAAACCGTCGGGGATTTCCACTTGCAGTTCCCGGCCTATATTCAGTTTTAGCCCTGCTTGACAAAAGTGAGTCGGCACAGGAACCTGAACCAGTCCTGTGGGCTGATTTGGTTTACCGAATTTAATCTTCCAATAGGTGAACCTGTTCGGCCTCAGGCCATTCTGGCGGCAGTACTCTATTTGGGACAGGCGGGATTCAGTCCATTGATCGATATGTGTTTTCCAGAATATTGCCTTTTCTTCGTTTATTTTCTTCCACGATTTGCTCAATACACACCTCCTTTTTGAGAAGAAATATTAAGCGAAATCTGGAGGCCTTAGTAGATGGGGTTTAATTACCGCTTACGAAGCAACCCGAGCGCCGTGACTGGTGACGAAGACATGGGGGGCAGTATGCTGTCCAATGTATTCTGCCCTTCCCCCCATGTTTTTGTCCTTCATGCGTTAAATCCCCGCGCCTTAGCGCGGAACAAATACCCCGTAGGGCCGCCGGAGGCATATTGTTTTTCTTCATTTTTCTGCTTGATACTTGAAACCCGCTTTAATCAATATATCCTCCAAAATTATCCCAACCTCACCTCTTTTTTTGAGCTCATCAAGCATCCACCGCTGGATGCGGGCATTCACATGAACACGCTTTAGATGTGACGGCAATTTCGGTTTTGGTTTTCCTCTATATCCTCCACGCATACCATCTCCTTTTTAAATAAAAAAACCCGAAAGCCTTGCCATTCAAAGATTATAGATAACCGTACAACGCTTTACAAAAAAAATATGTGATTTTCGCATAAAAAAATGGCCGTTTATTATTCATCTGTTTTTAAACAGGATTATTATAAAAACCGGTTCTGCCATGTGTTAGGCCATGTCGTGATAATATACGCCCAATAGTTCTCACAGAAGGTATTGGCTGGATATTCTCATTCTCCATTTCCTCCCTTATAACCCTGGCGCCACAGTGCAGGCCTCTATTGTATAAATGCAGCCGTATCATTTTGACAATTTCTACGAGTTCTTCCCTGGTATATGCTGTTTCCATATCGTGTTCGAACATTATCTTGCCTCCTTTTTGGCCTGCTCCATGCGATAGCTCTCAACATTCAATTCAAAGATAATGCTGTGATGAACAAGCCTGTCGATAGCCGCAGCCGTCGTCATCGGATCTTTAAAAATCTGTTCCCACTTGGAAAAGGGAAGATTGCTGGTGATCATCAGACTGCCTTGCTCATACCGGTCTGCCAGGAAGGTGAACAGCACCTCCATCTCTTCCCGGCTTTGCTGGACATATCCGATATCATCGATAATCACGGCATCAAACCTGGAGAGGCTTTTGAGCTTTTTTGTCAACTCAAGCTCCCTTTTGGCGATCAGCAGCTCCTGAACAAGCTGGCTGCATGAGATGAAAAGGACCTGCTTTCCTTTTGCAATCAATTCATGGCCAATGGCACACAACAGATGGGTTTTCCCGCTTCCCGGATTCCCAAAGGCCAAAATATTTTCAGATCGGCTTAAAAAAGAGCCGTCGATCAGTACATTCAAATGATTAGCGACCTTTATGGGAAGGCGTTTTTTATCAAAATTTTCAAAGGTCTTTGACGGTGGCAGCTTGGATGCCCTCAGGTTCCGTGCTATCCGGTTTTGCCACCGCACTTCACATTCAAGATTCAGCAGCTGTAAAAGATACTGTTCATACCCCCATGACTCCGCCCGGGCCTGATCTGCCATTTCTTCATAGCTGCGGCGCATGGTCGGCATGTGGAGACTCTTGAGATGGTTCATGATCTGGTCATGATCACTCATCATGCTGCCACCTCCTTGAGAAGTTTGTCATAAAGGGTTAAATCAACTGCCGGAATATGGATATCATCTGGTCCGGCAACAGGGGCATTGGATTCCATAAGGCGCTGAACCGCATCTTTGCTGATTTCATGGCTTTCGTTTATTAAAACCGTCAGAGCACTGTCTACAGCCACTTCACTGTCTTTTGCGGCAAGGTATAGAATCTTCAAATATCTTGAGGCAGCGCTTTGAACAGTATAGCGTTCTTTTAAATAGTCATA belongs to Desulfobacula toluolica Tol2 and includes:
- the tnpB gene encoding IS66 family insertion sequence element accessory protein TnpB (TnpB, as the term is used for proteins encoded by IS66 family insertion elements, is considered an accessory protein, since TnpC, encoded by a neighboring gene, is a DDE family transposase.), giving the protein MMNFPSDTKVYLFLGATDMRKAINGLSVIVSEQMQLDIFSSNLFVFCNRTQTILKILYWDKNGFCMWQKRLEKDRFKWPKTSDDVMNITSRELSWLVDGLNINQAHKPLKYSMIY
- the istB gene encoding IS21-like element helper ATPase IstB, which encodes MMSDHDQIMNHLKSLHMPTMRRSYEEMADQARAESWGYEQYLLQLLNLECEVRWQNRIARNLRASKLPPSKTFENFDKKRLPIKVANHLNVLIDGSFLSRSENILAFGNPGSGKTHLLCAIGHELIAKGKQVLFISCSQLVQELLIAKRELELTKKLKSLSRFDAVIIDDIGYVQQSREEMEVLFTFLADRYEQGSLMITSNLPFSKWEQIFKDPMTTAAAIDRLVHHSIIFELNVESYRMEQAKKEAR
- the tnpA gene encoding IS66 family insertion sequence element accessory protein TnpA gives rise to the protein MSKSWKKINEEKAIFWKTHIDQWTESRLSQIEYCRQNGLRPNRFTYWKIKFGKPNQPTGLVQVPVPTHFCQAGLKLNIGRELQVEIPDGFKKETLEQVLSVLKAVQ
- a CDS encoding ISNCY family transposase, whose product is MNCSSNFDWFIDKLHNTFDRLPDYRSFSPALTYEVKDAVLGAFSMFFSQSASFLSYQNSMKQAKGKSNAESLFKIEKIPSDNQIRNILDGVSPDNFYSVFSDCYSKIEESGHLGGYRFFQDCLLVVIDGTEYFRSSKIHCKNCTVTHHKNGKVSYSHKVLTPVITQPGSTTVIPLEPEFVIPQDGSKKQDCELNAAKRWIERNAHMADEKSIILGDDLFSREPFCKQLLLKGFHFILVCKPDSHKTLYEYLDGFIKSNDVSSISSRRWNGKYHEKIILRYFNNLPVKDGENVLHVNWADITITNTKTQETCYYNSFITDFIIDDSNVEQIIQAGRARWKVENENNNVLKTKGYHLEHNYGHGKKFLSSTLLTLNLLAFLSHIFLEFMDKTYFSVRKALSVRKIFFHDFKALTKYLYFDNWKHLINFMAEQLELNITDIKMNSG
- the tnpC gene encoding IS66 family transposase yields the protein MTKGKVKGNRNLDEVKKIACDLIDENQILKEQVKSLQNMIFGRKSEKTPKDDGQMSLFDMPEPELPILEKEEEDVTIGEHTRKKRGRKPLPADLPRIDVIHELSEDERQCNCGCLKERIGQEESEQLDYIPAKVRVLRNIRYKYACKNCEGVEDDGPTVSIARMPEQIIPKSIATPGLLAHILTAKFADALPFYRQEKQFTRIGIELGRSTMCTWAMKVADACDILIDMMQKDILASPMIGADETPLLVLKGPRKSKSYMWIFRGGPPDMPIIQFQYHPTRSGDVAASFLNGYKGIVQTDGYKGYDFLDKITDIIHVACWTHARRGFKNVTKAAGNKKSSSGNAGTALKYISLLYKIEKEARVQELTPDQLYARRQKEAVPILEEFKKWLDARVEKVPPKSLLGKAIHYTLNQWHRLIQYTTDGIIRPDNNLVENAIRPFVVGRKNWLFSDTVKGARASALIYSLIETAKSNGLEPYWYLKYLFEHLPEAMTEDDFKALLPYNVDKKQLA